In the Hordeum vulgare subsp. vulgare chromosome 7H, MorexV3_pseudomolecules_assembly, whole genome shotgun sequence genome, one interval contains:
- the LOC123408238 gene encoding uncharacterized protein LOC123408238 — protein MDHFRDGQHVRLRSRVHDTYYLHADDDGESVSISRRRYSLNAAWTVHIYHGDGSHLLLHSAAYGRYLAAASKPASFGHRGFRAEQRDYDQPVLAAIMWQAVEVGSGSGGGVLLRNIGGRYLRAGGRLRRYLRWNTRVSVEYTDNVSATMHWIVEPIRPRARPPLIPGPIRTRVPGDLSVIMLGRKAGAWWRIRFVRASDEGLYNEDGWSALRIRGRSVYHLRNALASRVGDIDIHGQRRDMVMCVRAGLYGRLTPLVVNLPHGRHSETLDIVVMLSGTPAYDALRYPDVVAK, from the exons ATGGACCATTTCCGCGACGGGCAGCACGTCCGGCTGCGGAGCCGCGTGCACGACACGTACTACCTCCACGCGGACGACGACGGGGAGAGCGTCTCCATCAGCCGCCGCCGCTACTCGCTGAACGCGGCGTGGACAGTGCACATCTACCACGGCGACGGCTCGCACCTGCTCCTCCACAGCGCCGCTTATGGCCGTTACCTCGCCGCGGCGTCCAAGCCGGCGTCGTTCGGCCACCGCGGCTTCCGTGCCGAGCAGCGCGACTACGACCAGCCGGTGCTGGCAGCCATCATGTGGCAGGCCGTCGAGGTGGGCTCCGGGTCCGGGGGCGGCGTCCTGCTCCGCAACATTGGTGGCCGCTACCTCCGCGCCGGCGGCAGGTTACGTAGGTACCTCCGCTGGAACACCCGCGTCAGCGTCGAGTACACCGACAACGTCAGTGCCACGATGCACTGGATCGTCGAGCCCATCCGCCCCAGAGCGCGCCCGCCTCTCATCCCAGGCCCGATTCGG ACCCGCGTCCCCGGGGACCTCTCCGTCATCATGCTCGGGCGCAAGGCGGGGGCGTGGTGGCGGATTCGGTTCGTGCGAGCGAGCGACGAGGGGCTCTACAACGAGGACGGCTGGTCCGCCCTCCGCATCAGGGGGAGGTCCGTGTACCACCTGAGGAACGCGCTGGCCAGCCGCGTCGGCGACATCGACATCCACGGCCAGCGCCGCGACATGGTCATGTGCGTCCGAGCGGGCCTCTACGGGAGGCTCACCCCACTCGTCGTCAACCTGCCCCACGGCCGCCACAGCGAGACCCTCGATATTGTGGTGATGCTGTCCGGCACCCCTG ccTACGATGCGCTGCGATACCCGGATGTCGTTGCGAagtag